The following are from one region of the Nymphaea colorata isolate Beijing-Zhang1983 chromosome 7, ASM883128v2, whole genome shotgun sequence genome:
- the LOC116257672 gene encoding uncharacterized protein LOC116257672 has translation MRDFGSICGQTLTGMSVNVIASIEQFCDLDRMLFEEAVGRLKAYEELFGTGGNGDAQLLLTQAEWECKAPKRKEEAHLTQADDTEPALLLAELEEVVPATLERQEWQERQEAVMLNEEQVWPELHGTEHGKETTDIWYLDNSASNHMTRDRVKFRELDEAITGKVKFGDGSSVQIIGKGSILFRCKNDDQWLLNEVYYIPRLRSNIVSLGQLTEAGHKVVMDEDELEVFVKNPWLLIMNVRRTPNRLCRIELQIARPVCLLANLEDPSWLWHARLVHVNFQAMKMLVNKKMATGVPPDHSSRSVMSRVFGGEADEIVVPVGSQLSSEGATRTHAR, from the exons ATGAGAGACTTTGGATCAATATGCGGGCAGACTCTCACCGGAATGTCCGTCAA CGTGATCGCCAGCATAGAGCAGTTTTGCGACCTCGACAGAATGCTGTTTGAAGAGGCCGTGGGACGACTCAAGGCCTACGAAGAACTGTTCGGTACCGGTGGCAATGGTGATGCTCAATTGCTTCTCACTCAGGCCGAGTGGGAG TGCAAGGCTCccaaaaggaaggaggaagcGCATCTTACACAAGCTGACGACACCGAACCAGCCCTGCTGCTTGCAGAGTTGGAAGAAGTGGTGCCTGCAACACTTGAGAGACAAGAATGGCAGGAACGACAGGAAGCCGTCATGTTGAATGAAGAGCAAGTATGGCCCGAACTGCATGGGACCGAGCACGGTAAGGAAACTACCGACATCTGGTACTTGGATAACAGTGCCAGCAACCACATGACCAGAGACAGGGTCAAGTTTCGGGAGTTGGACGAGGCAATCACCGGCAAGGTGAAGTTCGGCGACGGCTCATCGGTGCAGATCATAGGTAAGGGTTCAATTCTTTTTAGATGCAAAAATGATGATCAATGGCTGCTCAATGAAGTATATTATATTCCAAGGCTTCGCAGCAACATCGTGAGTCTCGGACAACTCACTGAGGCAGGCCATAAGGTGGTTATGGATGAGGATGAACTGGAGGTGTTCGTCAAAAATCCATGGCTACTGATCATGAATGTGAGACGCACGCCAAATCGTCTCTGTCGCATCGAGCTGCAGATTGCAAGGCCAGTGTGTCTCCTGGCAAACCTCGAGGATCCGTCATGGTTGTGGCATGCTCGTCTCGTCCATGTCAACTTTCAAGCAATGAAGATGCTTGTAAACAAGAAGATGGCAACCGGGGTACCGCCGGATCACTCATCCCGCTCAGTTATGTCAAGAGTGTTTGGTGGCGAAGCAGACGAGATAGTCGTTCCCGTCGGCAGCCAACTATCGAGCGAAGGAGCCACTCGAACTCATGCACGCTGA
- the LOC116257673 gene encoding uncharacterized mitochondrial protein AtMg00810-like — translation MVLKLSKALYGLRQAPRAWDTCLDRSLKHLGFSKCALEQSVYTRGKDRTGVITRIYVDDLIVTGEHSEAIVAYKQQMMAEFEMSDLGLLTYYLGIEVAQSEDGIRIKQTAYAKKVLMQFDMLDCNPTKLPMDPRSQLHKDPEGQPVDATEYRRIIRCLRYLLHTMPDLSYAVGVSNRFMGRPTVMHHKAVKQILRYLKGTIHFGLVYTRGRGEEVIVGFTDSDLVGDVDDRKSTRDMAFYVNESLVSWNSQKQKTVALSSCEAEFMAATAATC, via the coding sequence ATGGTACTCAAATTGAGCAAGGCATTGTACGGTCTTCGACAAGCACCACGCGCCTGGGACACGTGCCTGGATCGGAGCTTGAAGCACCTTGGGTTCTCAAAGTGCGCACTGGAACAATCCGTGTATACGAGGGGAAAAGACCGCACCGGCGTCATCACTagaatttatgttgatgatctaatTGTAACAGGAGAGCATTCGGAGGCAATCGTTGCATACAAGCAGCAGATGATGGCTGAGTTCGAGATGAGTGACCTCGGCCTGCTCACCTATTACCTTGGGATTGAAGTGGCACAAAGCGAAGACGGTATCCGGATCAAGCAAACAGCCTATGCCAAGAAGGTGTTAATGCAATTTGATATGCTTGATTGTAATCCCACAAAACTTCCCATGGATCCAAGGTCGCAGCTGCACAAGGATCCCGAAGGACAGCCGGTGGATGCAACAGAGTATCGACGAATCATCAGATGTCTGAGGTATCTTCTCCACACAATGCCAGATCTTTCGTATGCCGTCGGTGTATCTAATAGATTCATGGGGAGACCCACAGTGATGCACCACAAGGCAGTGAAGCAGATTTTGCGATATTTAAAAGGCACAATCCACTTCGGTCTTGTATATAccagaggaagaggagaagaggtAATTGTCGGGTTCACGGATAGTGACTTGGTGGGCGACGTCGATGACCGGAAAAGCACCAGAGACATGGCATTCTATGTAAATGAAAGCCTAGTCTCATGGAACTCGCAGAAGCAGAAGACCGTTGCTCTGTCTTCGTGCGAAGCTGAGTTCATGGCGGCAACTGCAGCAACATGTTAG